Within the Cetobacterium sp. 8H genome, the region GATTATTTTAGCGATAACTTATATAAGTTCCATAATAAGTAAATATACACCCATTCCAATTCCAGGCCCTGTAATAGGAATACTTTTACTATTTATTTTACTTAACTTTAAAATTTTAAAAGTTGAAAATATAAAAAATGCAACGAATTTAATGCTAACAAATTTAGCTTTTTTATTTTTACCACCAGGAGTTGGATTGCTTAAATCAATTGATATTTTAGCAAATAATTGGCATAAATTGTTCTTTGTGATTGTTGCAACTACTATAATAACTTTAATAGTTACTGGTTGGAGTGTCCAATTTATTATAAAAAGAAAAGAGGAGGAAAATAAAGATGAGTTCACTTGTTAGTATTCTTATATCATTAGTTGCTTATCAAATAGGAGTTTATATATATAAAAAAACTAAAATAACTCTTTTAAATCCTCTATTATTAGCAATTATTCTTGTTATATCTATATTAGTCACATTTAGTATTCCATTGAATGAATACAATAAAGGAACTGAGATTATTACATTTTTTCTAGCTCCAGCCACGGTAGTTTTAGCGGTTCCATTATATAATCAAATTGAAACTTTAAAAAAAAATATTGTACCAATACTTTTTGGAATAACTATCGGATCAGCTTCAGCCATATTATCAGTAATTTTCTTATCTAAACTTATAAATT harbors:
- a CDS encoding CidA/LrgA family protein → MIGEFAIILAITYISSIISKYTPIPIPGPVIGILLLFILLNFKILKVENIKNATNLMLTNLAFLFLPPGVGLLKSIDILANNWHKLFFVIVATTIITLIVTGWSVQFIIKRKEEENKDEFTC
- a CDS encoding LrgB family protein, translating into MSSLVSILISLVAYQIGVYIYKKTKITLLNPLLLAIILVISILVTFSIPLNEYNKGTEIITFFLAPATVVLAVPLYNQIETLKKNIVPILFGITIGSASAILSVIFLSKLINLEKEVLISILPKSITTAIGIEITKALNADTALTIVAIVSTGIVGAAIGPAICRWTKINNSIAKGVAIGTASHAVGTSKAIEIGEIEGAMSGLAIGIAGIITVFLIPILINFI